A region from the Aegilops tauschii subsp. strangulata cultivar AL8/78 chromosome 5, Aet v6.0, whole genome shotgun sequence genome encodes:
- the LOC141022968 gene encoding uncharacterized protein produces MKKTAPFKWNDQADEAFRDLKRMLSTAPVLAATTEKEPLLLYIAATSRSVSTVVVVERPEKGKIQPVKRPVYYLSEVLSALKKNYLHYQKMCYGVYFTAKKLKQYFQEHVVTVVSTAPIGEIIGCQDASGQVTKWAIELASRTILYEPRTTIKSQALADFLIDWTDT; encoded by the coding sequence atgaagaagacggcGCCGTTCAAGTGGAATGACCAGGCGGACGAAGCTTTCCGGGatctcaagcgcatgctctccaccgcaccCGTCCTGGCCGCAACGACCGAGAAGGAGCCGTTGTTGCTCTACATTGCCGCCACCTCGCGGTCGGTCAGCACAGTGGtggtggtcgagcgaccagagaagggcAAGATCCAGCCTGTTAAGCGCCCAGTCTACTACCTGAGTGAGGTGCTTTCCGCCTTGAAGAAGAACTACctgcactaccagaagatgtgttacggcgtTTATTTTACCGCCAAGAAGttgaagcagtatttccaagagcATGTTGTCACAGTCGTCAGCACGGCCCCCATCGGCGAGATTATTGGTTGCCAAGACGCCTCTGGCCAGGTCACCAAGTGGGCGATCGAGCTAGCCAGCCGcaccatcctctacgagccccgcaccACGATCAAGTCCCAAGCTTTGGCCGACTTCCTCATCGACTGGACCGATACCTAG